One Fontisphaera persica DNA window includes the following coding sequences:
- a CDS encoding DHH family phosphoesterase produces MMVLPKPEVILTHESDLDGLMSGVLLQRLARKLFGGYVPLEACHYNIWRNRDLRERSAWVADFAFEPRLDRANWLLVDHHPCEAQPKHLMFIHDTQKSAGRLCYELCVQHGMASPELERLAHLNDVADLFWEEDPDFVFACDVANLVKVYGFWNLHALVEGRIEALLNHPLLEVMAVKRRIEDPLGYEWSKEHIIPLGAKVGLVETVVGNNNAIIFQLLERKATPYEVLVTLFRKSNGMMIASFRSQNGQALKAAERVQGGGHPNAAGAILPRHVRNLADAVTYLTGVFNPTPAKGAPLNSLEALFADLDSKS; encoded by the coding sequence ATGATGGTGCTACCGAAACCTGAAGTCATATTGACGCATGAAAGCGACCTCGATGGCCTGATGTCCGGCGTGCTTTTGCAACGGCTGGCGCGCAAGCTGTTTGGCGGCTATGTGCCCCTGGAGGCGTGTCACTACAACATCTGGCGCAACCGCGATTTGCGCGAGCGCTCCGCCTGGGTGGCGGACTTTGCCTTTGAGCCGCGGCTGGACCGGGCCAACTGGCTGCTGGTGGACCATCACCCCTGCGAGGCCCAGCCCAAACACCTGATGTTCATCCATGACACTCAGAAATCGGCCGGCCGGCTGTGTTATGAGTTGTGTGTCCAGCACGGGATGGCCTCGCCGGAGCTGGAACGGCTGGCGCATTTGAATGACGTGGCCGATTTGTTTTGGGAGGAGGATCCGGATTTTGTGTTTGCCTGCGACGTGGCCAACCTGGTGAAGGTGTATGGTTTCTGGAATCTACACGCGCTGGTGGAGGGCCGCATCGAGGCCCTGCTGAACCATCCACTGCTGGAGGTCATGGCGGTGAAGCGCCGGATTGAAGACCCGCTGGGTTACGAGTGGAGCAAAGAACACATCATTCCGCTGGGGGCCAAAGTGGGGCTGGTGGAAACAGTGGTGGGCAACAACAACGCCATTATTTTCCAGCTTCTGGAGCGCAAGGCCACGCCGTACGAGGTGCTGGTCACCCTCTTTCGCAAGAGCAATGGCATGATGATTGCCAGCTTCCGCAGCCAGAACGGTCAGGCGCTCAAGGCGGCCGAGCGGGTGCAGGGCGGCGGTCATCCCAACGCCGCCGGCGCCATTTTGCCGCGGCATGTGCGCAATCTGGCGGATGCAGTCACGTATCTCACGGGCGTTTTCAATCCCACGCCCGCCAAGGGCGCGCCATTGAACAGCCTGGAGGCATTGTTTGCCGATTTGGACTCCAAATCTTAA
- the recF gene encoding DNA replication/repair protein RecF (All proteins in this family for which functions are known are DNA-binding proteins that assist the filamentation of RecA onto DNA for the initiation of recombination or recombinational repair.) → MHLARLRLRDFRNYARLDAAFAPGFHLILGDNAQGKTNLLEAIYLLATLRSFRGVGGAQLIRHGARGYWMAASIVGPLRHEVKIFWSPRQRKLLLNNQPVRRLADYYGTLRAVVFCSEDTQLVKGPGRVRRRFMDLLLAQTHPPYLNLLQRYTRAVRARNALLRSRRWDEHALAGFTRETVAAGAEIIRLRRDLLPRLAPLVGAAHARIAPPGEALQLAYQPSSGELDLARALEQSREQERASRLTLVGPHRDELALLLNGKPAAQYASEGQKRTLALALKMAQAEFLTDHLGAPPILLIDDVMGELDLKRRSGFLPLLERNRQAHGQVFMTCTEENWPRELSRSLHRWEVRQGSLHPLA, encoded by the coding sequence GTGCACCTGGCACGCTTGAGACTGCGTGACTTTCGCAATTACGCCCGGCTGGACGCGGCGTTTGCGCCAGGCTTTCACCTCATCCTGGGGGACAATGCCCAGGGCAAAACCAATCTCCTGGAGGCCATCTACCTGCTGGCCACCCTCCGCTCCTTTCGCGGCGTGGGCGGCGCGCAGCTCATCCGCCACGGAGCGCGCGGCTACTGGATGGCCGCCAGCATCGTCGGCCCCCTGCGCCATGAGGTGAAAATCTTCTGGTCGCCCCGCCAGCGCAAATTGCTCCTGAACAACCAGCCCGTCCGCCGGCTGGCCGATTACTATGGCACGCTCCGCGCCGTGGTGTTTTGCAGCGAGGACACCCAGTTGGTCAAAGGCCCCGGCCGCGTCCGCCGCCGGTTCATGGATTTGCTGCTGGCGCAAACGCATCCGCCCTATCTGAACTTGTTGCAGCGGTACACCCGCGCCGTCCGCGCCCGCAATGCCCTGCTCCGCAGCCGCCGCTGGGATGAACATGCCCTGGCCGGCTTCACCCGCGAAACCGTGGCCGCCGGCGCCGAGATTATCCGCCTGCGCCGCGATCTGCTCCCCCGCCTGGCCCCGCTGGTCGGCGCCGCCCACGCCCGCATCGCGCCGCCCGGCGAGGCCCTGCAACTGGCCTACCAGCCTTCCTCCGGCGAGCTGGACCTGGCCCGGGCTTTGGAGCAAAGCCGCGAGCAAGAGCGCGCCAGCCGGTTGACCCTCGTCGGCCCGCACCGGGACGAACTGGCCCTGCTGCTCAATGGCAAGCCCGCCGCCCAGTACGCCAGCGAAGGACAAAAACGCACCCTCGCCCTCGCCCTGAAAATGGCGCAGGCGGAATTTTTGACGGATCATCTCGGCGCCCCGCCCATCCTCCTGATTGATGATGTGATGGGCGAGCTGGACCTCAAACGCCGCAGCGGTTTCCTGCCCCTGCTCGAACGCAATCGCCAGGCCCACGGCCAGGTGTTCATGACCTGCACCGAGGAAAACTGGCCACGCGAATTGAGCCGCTCGCTGCATCGCTGGGAGGTCCGCCAGGGGTCCCTGCACCCCCTTGCTTGA
- a CDS encoding MoaD/ThiS family protein, producing MRILLFAQLKDAAGCAEIQWPAPAALTVSELWEQLLREHPALAPYRPTVRLARNGEYVSAGALFHPGDEVALIPPVSGG from the coding sequence ATGCGCATCTTGTTGTTTGCTCAACTGAAAGACGCCGCCGGCTGCGCGGAAATCCAGTGGCCGGCTCCCGCCGCGTTGACCGTCAGTGAGCTGTGGGAGCAGCTCCTGCGCGAACACCCGGCCCTGGCTCCCTACCGGCCCACCGTGCGGCTGGCCCGCAACGGGGAATACGTTTCGGCTGGCGCCCTTTTCCACCCCGGCGATGAAGTAGCCCTTATTCCCCCTGTCTCCGGCGGCTGA